One genomic segment of Nonomuraea coxensis DSM 45129 includes these proteins:
- a CDS encoding NAD(P)-binding domain-containing protein codes for MGAGHAGLAAGHFLTARSIDHVVIERGEVANSWRRERWDSFRLLTPNWQSRLPGLAYEGPDPDGYMTTKEVTQLIERFAALSGSPVRTGTAVTSVRRDGDGYLVTTGDGEIACRTVVVASGACNVPSVPAFSEAVPPSVRQLTPFDYREPGRLPEGGVLVVGASATGVQLAAELRASGRPVTLSVGEHVRMPRTYRGRDVLWWMDASGVWDQRHDEIEDLERARRLPSPQLVGTPGRTTLDLNALTAMGVELVGRWAGVRDGRALFSGGLRNVFSLADLKMERLLDTFDVWAREHGRDGEVGPPERFAPTRVPDSARWQLDLGSGEIRTIVWATGFRPDYHWLDVPVLDGKGRLRHDGGVADSPGLYALGLPMLRRRRSTFINGIEDDAREVIDHLARYLGARH; via the coding sequence ATCGGGGCGGGGCACGCGGGCCTCGCCGCCGGCCACTTCCTCACCGCGCGCTCGATCGACCATGTGGTGATCGAGCGCGGCGAGGTGGCCAACTCCTGGCGCCGTGAACGATGGGACTCCTTCCGGCTGCTCACCCCCAACTGGCAGAGCCGCCTGCCGGGCCTCGCCTACGAGGGTCCGGACCCCGACGGCTACATGACCACGAAGGAGGTGACGCAGCTCATCGAGCGCTTCGCCGCGCTCTCCGGCTCCCCCGTACGGACCGGTACGGCCGTCACGTCCGTCCGGCGCGACGGCGACGGATACCTGGTGACGACCGGCGACGGCGAGATCGCCTGCCGGACGGTGGTCGTCGCGAGCGGGGCGTGCAACGTGCCTTCGGTGCCGGCCTTCAGCGAGGCGGTGCCGCCGTCGGTGCGGCAGCTGACGCCGTTCGACTACCGCGAGCCCGGCCGGCTCCCCGAGGGCGGCGTGCTCGTCGTCGGTGCGTCGGCCACCGGCGTGCAACTGGCGGCCGAGCTGCGCGCCTCCGGCCGGCCGGTGACGCTGTCGGTGGGGGAGCACGTCCGCATGCCGCGCACCTACCGGGGGCGCGACGTGCTCTGGTGGATGGACGCCTCCGGCGTGTGGGACCAGCGCCACGACGAGATCGAGGACCTGGAGCGGGCCAGGCGGCTGCCCTCGCCCCAGCTCGTGGGCACGCCCGGGCGCACGACGCTCGACCTCAACGCGCTGACCGCGATGGGCGTCGAGCTCGTCGGCCGCTGGGCGGGCGTGCGGGACGGCCGGGCGCTGTTCTCCGGCGGGCTGCGCAACGTGTTCTCGCTGGCCGACCTCAAGATGGAGCGGCTGCTGGACACGTTCGACGTGTGGGCCCGCGAGCACGGGCGGGACGGCGAGGTCGGCCCGCCCGAGCGGTTCGCGCCGACCAGGGTGCCCGACTCGGCGCGCTGGCAGCTCGACCTGGGCAGCGGCGAGATCCGTACGATCGTGTGGGCCACGGGCTTCCGCCCTGACTACCACTGGCTCGACGTGCCGGTGCTCGACGGGAAGGGCCGGCTGCGCCACGACGGCGGCGTGGCCGACAGTCCCGGCCTGTACGCGCTGGGCCTGCCCATGCTGCGGCGGCGCAGGTCCACGTTCATCAACGGCATCGAGGACGACGCCCGCGAGGTCATCGACCACCTCGCGCGCTACTTGGGCGCCCGGCACTGA
- a CDS encoding glycosyltransferase gives MTGASTGAPTGLTVLVPCFNEGAQVEVAYRELTAELAAIEDLEILFVDDGSTDDSLARIRALAEADPRVRYLSFTRNFGIEAVMAAGFRHAGQPWTVQCDADLQVPPSQIWRLLDGAAGGHYDVVFGRRVRRRDPLVRRLGSAGMHWAARAVFRIEMPRGASTFRLVRTPVARTIMELRLPWFMAAVPLVGARHTLVEVSHRERDAGRSKLRLARLAGHSFELFFGFSWRPLNAVYLLAALGLVAAALGLPGAHLLVPAVTLAAVAVVGRYVHRLAPPRPAYYVREANVPLRPEDTLFQGAPTPPPPLSAGRPSSARGGR, from the coding sequence ATGACGGGCGCATCGACTGGCGCACCGACCGGACTGACCGTGCTCGTTCCCTGCTTCAACGAGGGCGCGCAGGTCGAGGTGGCCTACCGGGAGCTGACGGCGGAGCTGGCCGCGATCGAGGACCTGGAGATCCTCTTCGTGGACGACGGCAGCACCGACGACTCCCTCGCCCGCATCCGCGCGCTCGCCGAGGCCGACCCGCGGGTGCGTTATCTGTCCTTCACCCGCAATTTCGGCATCGAGGCCGTCATGGCGGCCGGGTTCCGGCACGCCGGGCAGCCCTGGACCGTCCAGTGCGACGCCGACCTGCAGGTCCCGCCGTCGCAGATCTGGCGGCTGCTCGACGGCGCCGCCGGCGGCCACTACGACGTCGTCTTCGGCCGCCGGGTCCGGCGGCGCGACCCCCTCGTGCGCAGGCTCGGCTCGGCCGGGATGCACTGGGCGGCGCGGGCGGTGTTCCGCATCGAGATGCCCCGGGGGGCGTCCACCTTCCGGCTCGTCCGCACCCCCGTCGCCCGCACGATCATGGAGCTGCGGCTGCCGTGGTTCATGGCCGCGGTGCCGCTGGTGGGGGCGCGGCACACCCTGGTCGAGGTCAGCCATCGCGAACGCGACGCCGGCCGTTCCAAGCTGCGGCTGGCCCGGCTGGCGGGGCACTCCTTCGAGCTGTTCTTCGGGTTCTCCTGGCGGCCGTTGAACGCGGTCTACCTGCTGGCCGCGCTGGGCCTGGTCGCGGCGGCGCTGGGGCTGCCGGGCGCGCACCTGCTGGTGCCGGCGGTGACGCTGGCCGCCGTGGCCGTGGTCGGCCGCTACGTCCACCGCCTCGCGCCGCCCCGGCCCGCGTACTACGTCCGTGAGGCGAACGTGCCGCTGCGGCCCGAGGACACCCTCTTCCAGGGCGCGCCCACCCCGCCGCCGCCGCTCAGTGCCGGGCGCCCAAGTAGCGCGCGAGGTGGTCGATGA
- a CDS encoding GNAT family N-acetyltransferase, translating to MGARMKVELLDPRHDPEPGDWEELRRAAGQRVTWRYDLLRAYAWAAQAPVMLAVLRRDGRAVGAVAASLRAPRLRRARYAGPRRAPVGVVDVHAPGNRSQKGWWWRDEHDPELLAAYLRAVRRALGPGWRSTVWREVSAGEDALLPGPLRLRLPTAPLARLALPWSRLDDWYAVLDPRRRDSLRRRAKTFAAELSVRVGPAHDLVGADEAARLRAENDLKHRSRLSPAPPLPLPYLETLIGSGESVALTYRDGRRLLGLSLILDHPGWPVCLSWGAVPPEQGGRKHLYFDGYVRMIEWAIGSGRRGLVLGKGQAEVKRDLGAELRPSSALAVPL from the coding sequence GTGGGCGCTCGGATGAAGGTGGAGCTGCTGGATCCGCGGCACGACCCGGAGCCCGGCGACTGGGAGGAGTTACGCCGGGCCGCCGGACAGCGGGTGACCTGGCGCTACGACCTGTTGCGCGCCTACGCCTGGGCCGCCCAGGCCCCGGTCATGCTGGCCGTGCTGCGGCGTGATGGCCGGGCGGTGGGCGCGGTGGCGGCCTCGCTGCGCGCCCCGAGGCTGCGGCGGGCCAGATACGCCGGCCCCCGGCGTGCCCCGGTGGGCGTCGTGGACGTGCACGCGCCGGGCAACCGCTCGCAGAAGGGCTGGTGGTGGCGGGACGAGCATGACCCCGAGCTCCTGGCCGCCTACCTCCGCGCGGTGCGCCGCGCGCTCGGCCCCGGCTGGCGGAGCACCGTCTGGCGCGAGGTGTCGGCGGGCGAGGACGCGCTGCTGCCCGGCCCGCTCCGGCTGCGCCTCCCCACCGCGCCGCTGGCCAGGCTGGCCCTGCCCTGGTCGCGCCTCGACGACTGGTACGCCGTGCTCGACCCGCGCCGCCGCGACTCCCTGCGCCGGCGCGCGAAGACGTTCGCCGCCGAGCTGTCGGTGCGCGTCGGCCCGGCCCATGACCTGGTCGGCGCGGACGAGGCCGCCCGCCTGCGCGCGGAGAACGACCTCAAGCACCGCAGCAGGCTCTCGCCCGCCCCGCCGCTCCCCCTGCCCTACCTGGAGACGCTGATCGGCAGCGGCGAGAGCGTCGCGCTGACATACCGGGACGGCCGGCGGCTGCTCGGCCTGTCCCTCATCCTCGACCACCCCGGCTGGCCCGTCTGCCTGAGCTGGGGGGCCGTCCCGCCCGAGCAGGGCGGGCGCAAGCACCTCTACTTCGACGGGTACGTCCGCATGATCGAATGGGCCATCGGGTCGGGCCGGCGCGGGCTGGTGCTCGGCAAGGGCCAGGCCGAGGTCAAACGGGACCTGGGCGCCGAGCTGCGGCCCTCCTCCGCCTTGGCGGTCCCGCTGTGA
- a CDS encoding NAD-dependent epimerase/dehydratase family protein produces the protein MKVGVTGGNGFIGRYVCEELAARGHTPIVFDHRQRGTGTYEFMLGDIRDATAMVELAAHADAIIHLAAVLGTQETIDNPRPAAETNLVGGLNFLEAVAQYDLPGVYICVGNHWMDNSYSISKTAVERFVRMFNAHRGTRVNQVRVVNAYGPRQMAAPPFAPGKVRKITPAVVCRALSGMPVELYGGGAQISDMVWVGDVARGLVSALETAAEQGPLKHVVEVGPAESTSIRAVAEMIIDMCVERGYDRVPIVDLPMRPGETPETAVTADPQTLRSVGIDPATLVSLPEGMAKTVDWFIENRGTHWSPPR, from the coding sequence ATGAAAGTAGGCGTCACAGGGGGCAACGGCTTCATCGGACGTTACGTCTGCGAGGAGTTAGCCGCCCGCGGCCACACCCCGATCGTCTTCGACCACCGCCAGCGTGGCACGGGCACGTACGAGTTCATGCTCGGCGACATCAGGGACGCCACGGCCATGGTCGAGCTGGCCGCCCACGCGGACGCGATCATCCACCTGGCGGCCGTGCTCGGGACCCAGGAGACCATCGACAACCCGCGTCCCGCGGCCGAGACCAACCTCGTCGGCGGCCTCAACTTCCTCGAAGCCGTCGCCCAGTACGACCTGCCCGGCGTCTACATCTGCGTCGGCAACCACTGGATGGACAACAGCTACTCCATCTCCAAGACCGCCGTCGAGCGCTTCGTGCGCATGTTCAACGCCCACCGCGGCACCCGCGTCAACCAGGTCAGGGTCGTCAACGCCTACGGCCCGCGGCAGATGGCCGCGCCGCCGTTCGCGCCCGGCAAGGTCCGCAAGATCACCCCCGCCGTCGTCTGCCGCGCGCTGTCCGGCATGCCGGTCGAGCTCTACGGCGGCGGCGCCCAGATCTCCGACATGGTCTGGGTCGGCGACGTCGCGAGGGGCCTCGTCTCCGCCCTGGAGACCGCCGCCGAGCAGGGCCCGCTCAAGCACGTCGTGGAGGTCGGCCCCGCCGAGTCCACCAGCATCCGCGCCGTCGCCGAGATGATCATCGACATGTGCGTGGAGCGCGGCTACGACCGCGTCCCGATCGTCGACCTGCCCATGCGGCCCGGTGAGACCCCGGAGACCGCCGTCACCGCCGACCCGCAGACGCTGCGGTCGGTCGGCATCGACCCCGCCACGCTCGTCTCGCTGCCGGAGGGCATGGCCAAGACCGTCGACTGGTTCATCGAGAACCGCGGCACGCACTGGAGCCCGCCGCGATGA
- a CDS encoding ATP-grasp domain-containing protein, with product MRHLVILGGSDGTVSAFRAARRLGLATICVDMRPDAPGVAEADEFLHLSTRDVPAVADALRGRAGLAGLLAPGSDINLPSLVELARLLGLPCGLTDATLRASTDKLHFREVCERLGLPGPRYWDGNADPALRPPLPVIVKPVDSGSSRGITICREPGELPAAIAHAKEVSPSGRAVIEELLTGEDLCAEAMLQDGRIALLGLSRRVTAPPAVVAVGHDMAPADDVLEKEVVRQLELVCGDLGYRDGPLNVDLFVDGGQVTLVEMGARIGGNGLGEALGLMHGVDTVEATVRLAVGERPDLTPARRGPAHVRVLRAPSAGTLVSIDGLESLPDGAEVVVVARPGDHVVPYTECRAKLGYVVDREPADLDALIRVDVR from the coding sequence ATGAGGCACCTGGTCATCCTGGGCGGCTCGGACGGCACGGTCAGTGCCTTCCGGGCCGCCCGGCGGCTGGGCCTCGCCACGATCTGCGTGGACATGCGGCCGGACGCGCCCGGCGTCGCCGAGGCCGACGAGTTCCTGCACCTCAGCACCCGCGACGTCCCCGCCGTCGCGGACGCCCTGCGGGGCCGCGCCGGTCTCGCCGGGCTGCTCGCCCCCGGCAGCGACATCAACCTCCCGTCGCTGGTCGAGCTGGCCCGCCTGCTCGGCCTGCCGTGCGGCCTGACGGACGCGACGCTGCGCGCCTCGACGGACAAGCTCCACTTCCGCGAGGTGTGCGAACGGCTCGGCCTGCCCGGACCCCGCTACTGGGACGGGAACGCCGACCCGGCGCTCCGGCCGCCGCTGCCGGTCATCGTCAAGCCCGTGGACTCCGGCAGCTCGCGCGGCATCACGATCTGCCGCGAGCCCGGCGAGCTGCCGGCGGCGATCGCGCACGCGAAGGAGGTCTCCCCGAGCGGGCGGGCCGTCATCGAGGAGCTGCTGACCGGCGAGGACCTCTGCGCCGAGGCCATGCTCCAGGACGGCAGGATCGCCCTGCTCGGCCTGAGCAGGCGCGTCACCGCGCCGCCCGCGGTGGTGGCCGTCGGGCACGACATGGCGCCCGCCGACGACGTCCTGGAGAAGGAGGTCGTCCGGCAGCTCGAACTCGTCTGCGGCGACCTCGGCTACCGCGACGGCCCGCTGAACGTCGATCTGTTCGTAGACGGCGGGCAGGTCACCCTCGTCGAGATGGGCGCGCGGATCGGCGGCAACGGCCTGGGCGAGGCCCTCGGGCTCATGCACGGCGTGGACACGGTCGAGGCCACCGTGCGGCTCGCGGTCGGCGAACGTCCCGACCTGACCCCGGCCCGGCGCGGCCCCGCCCACGTCCGGGTGCTGCGCGCGCCCTCGGCGGGGACGCTCGTCTCCATCGACGGCCTGGAGTCGCTGCCGGACGGTGCCGAGGTGGTCGTGGTGGCCCGGCCGGGCGACCACGTCGTGCCCTACACCGAGTGCCGGGCCAAACTGGGCTACGTCGTGGACCGCGAACCGGCCGACCTCGACGCGCTGATCAGGGTAGATGTCCGCTAG